The Pseudomonas entomophila genome segment GCGTCCTTGAAGAGACGCCACGCAAGTACTTCAAGATCTGGGAAATGGCGTGTTTCGCCGGTTTCCTCACCGCCCAGGCGGTAGCCCGGCGCATGGTGACCCGCGAGCGCGGCACCATCCTCTTCACCGGCGCCACCGCCGGCACCCGTGGCGCCGCCGGTTTCGCCGCCTTCGCCGGGGCCAAGCACGCCTTGCGCGCCCTGGCCCAGAGCATGGCCCGGGAGCTGGGGCCGCGGAACGTCCATGTCGCCCATGTGGTGGTCGATGGCGCCATCGACACCGCCTTCATCCGTGACACCTTCCCTGAACGCTACGCCCTCAAGGAGCAGGACGGCATCCTCGCCCCGGCGCATATCGCCGACAGCTACTGGTTCCTGCACACTCAGCCGCGGGACGCCTGGACCTTCGAGCTGGACCTGCGCCCCTGGATGGAACGCTGGTAACCCCTCACTCACACAAGGATCGCCGCATGAGCAAGACCGTCGAGTTCTATTTTGACCTGGGCAGCCCGGCCACCTACCTGGGCTGGACCCAGTTGCCCGCCCTCTGTGCCCGCCAGGATGCGCAGCTGGTGTATCGGCCGATGTTGCTGGGGGGCGTGTTCCAGGCCACCGGCAATGCCTCGCCGGTGATGGTGCCGGCCAAAGGGCGCTACATGTTCACCGACCTCCAGCGTTTCGCCGACCGTTACGGTGTGCCGTTCGGGCTGCCACCGGGGTTCCCGGTGAATACGCTGACCCTGATGCGGGGGGTGATCGGCACACAAGTGCAGGCGCCGATGCGGTTCGAGGCGTTACTGAAAGCGTTGTTCGAGGGGTTGTGGGTGCACAGGCGCAACCTGTCGGATCCGGTCGTGCTGGCTGACACCCTGGCACAGGCTGGGTTCGATGCTGAGGCCTTCTTGGCACTGGCTGGCCAGCCTGAGGTCAAGGAGGCGCTCAAGCAGGCGACAGAGAAGGCTGTGAACCGGGGCGTATTCGGGGCGCCGACCTGCTTTGTCGGTGAACAGATGTTCTTTGGCCAGGACCGGCTGGATTTCGTCGAGGAGGCGTTGTTGCGGAGGGCTTTGTAGGAGCGGCTTCAGCCGCGATGCAGGCAACGCGGTGCCATGCACCCGCTGCGCGGGTGATCGCGGCTGAAGCCGCTCCTACAAAAACAGGGCGAGCCAAATCAATCGAGAGTGGGCTTAGCCGCCAACAGTTGCTCGATGCGGCCGCGCTCCCAGATGCTCAGGTGGTCGACTGGGTTGGTGCCGTAGCGGTGCCAGTGTTGGAGATCAGCCTGGCGGCCGTCGGGGCTCTGGCACCCGCTGCAGCAGGCCAGGCCTTCGCCGTCCTGCAGCAGGGTCAATGACCAGCTGTCGATGCGCACTTCGACCTGCCCATCGGGCAGGCGGGCAACAACCTCCAGCACCATGCTGCCAAGGGCGGCATCACGCAGGCATTGCCAGGCTTCCCGGCTGCTGACGATGGGCATTGCGCTATCAGAAGTTCGCCGGGGTGTTGGCGCTGATGATTTCTGCTTCGTCCGGGCCGATGTTCTTGAAGCTGTGCGGCAGCGTGGTGGGGATGTAGTAGCCATCGCCAGCGTTGAGCACGCTGACCTGGCCGTCGACCCACAGCTCCATGGTGCCGCGGGTGACCAGGCCGCATTCCTCGCCTTCGGAATGCACGATCGGCTCGCCGGAGTCGGCGCCTGGCGCATACAGCTCGCGCAGCATGCGCATCTGTCGGCCTTCGACACTGGCGCCGACCAGCAGCATGCGCAGGCCGTTACGGCCCAGGTCCGGCTGCTCGCCGCCACGGAACACGAAGCGCTCCTCGCGCACCGGTTCGTCGAAACTGAAGAACTCCGCCAGGGACATCGGGATGCCCTCGAGCAGCTTTTTCAGGGAACTGACCGAGGGGCTGACACGGTTCTGCTCGATCTGCGAGATCGTCGAATTGGTCAGGCCGCTGCGGCGGGCCAGCTCCCGTTGGGAGAGGTTGTTGCGTTCACGCACCAGCTTGAGTCGTGTCCCCGTGTCCATAGCCGCCTTGTTTGTAGAGGTGTCAAAAATAATGGGCGTCGCATTAAAACACACTCTGCAGGCTTGCGCGCTGTGCGTGTCAGTGGCGCTGGTCGGCTGGCGCGGGCCACAGCCCGACTACCAGCAGCAGCAGGCCCACGGCCAGGAACGGCAGCCGCGCATCGAGGGCATAGACCAGGGTGCCGGCCAGCGGCCCGATCACCGCGCCCATGCCCTGGGCGGCGCCAATGGAGCCGGCGGTGGCGCCTTGTTCGCCGGCCTGCATGGCATTGGCCGCCAGCGCGGAGAACGCCGGGAAGACGAAGCCCATGCCGAATGCGGCGACGAAGAACGCGCTCCACAGCCACGGTGCGTGAGTAGCCAACGCGGCGGCGGCGAAGCCCAGCCCGGAAACGCTGGCACCGATGCGGATCATCTTCGCCGGCGGCCATTCGAGCCGTCGCAGGAACACCTGGGCCACCATCAGGGCCACACCCACGCAGGTCAAGGCAATGCCGGCGGCCTGGGCGGCATCCCCGGCCTCCAGTTGCAGGCGATCGAGGGCGAAGAATCCGACGGCGATCTGCGACACGGTGATGCTGAGCATGGCGCTGAAGGCCACCAGCAGCGGGCGGCGCAGGCGTGGGTCGGACAGCCGCACCGGATTGGGCGCATGGGCCTGGGCCAGTGGCTGGGGCTTGAGCTTGAACAGCAGCACCACGAACGCCGTGGCCGGCAACAGCGACATCGCATAGAACGGCAGGCTCAGGCTGTAGCGCGAGAGCAGCGCGGCCAGTGCCGGGCCCACCACCAGGCCGACGGCGTTGGCCGCGCCCAGCGAGGCCATTGCCCGCGCCCGGTGCTGGGGCTGGACATGGTCGGCGATCAGCGCGTTGCCGCCAACCGGCAACGCGGCATAGAAGGCGCCGATCAGGCCGCGGGCCAGCATCAGGCCGAAGAACGCCAGGGTCGCGCCCGGTAGCCAGCGCAGCGCACCGTCGATGAACAGGCACAGCACCCAGTAGGCCAGGGTGAAGCCGCCGCTGCCCAGCAGCAGTACCCGGCGCCGGCCATAGCGGTCGGCCAGGCGCCCCCAGGGGCGCGCCAGGATCACCCAGACCACGCCGGCCACGGTCACCGCCGCACCGGCCTGCCAGGTGGCCATGCCCAGCAGGCGGGCGATGGGGCCGATCAGGGCGACGAAGGCCATCATCGACATGGTGCAGGCCATGTTGGCCAGCATCAGCGGGCGCAGGTCGAGGGTGCTGGCGGGGGTAAGTGAAGCAGGATCCTTTGCGACGGTCATCGGGCAGTCCAGGGGGCAGTTCGGCAAAATAAGATGCCGATACTAGTAATAATTATTTACATGTGTCGACCCCGAGGGCATGCCGGTGTTCATTCGCTTCGGCGCAATGGGCCTGGCCACATGCTACGCAACACGCCGTCGCGATGCACCAGTGCATGCATCAGCGCCGCCCCCAGGTGCAGCAGTAGGGTGGCGAACAGCAGGTAACCGGCCCAGCCATGGGCCTGGCGCAGCACGGCATACAGCCGCAGGTCGTGGGGCGCGATGGCGGGTAGCTGCAGGGGGCGCGGGTAGCCACCTGCCGATAGCATCGCCCAGCCCAGCAGCGGCATGGCGAGCATCAGGGTGTACAGCAGCAGGTGCGAAGCCCCGGCGGCCAGGCGCTGGGTAGCGGGCAGATCGCGGGGCAGTGGTGGATGGGGCAGGGCCAGGCGCAAGGCGATACGCAGCAGCACCAATGCCAGCAAGGCCAGGCCGGTAGCCTTGTGCAGCTCGACCAGCAAGGGATGCCGGGGCGACAGGTCGCCGACCATGGCCGCGCCAATGAACAGCATGGCCAGGATCAGTGCGGCCATCAGCCAGTGCAACAGACGGGCCAGGGGATGAAAGGCAACGGGGGTCATGGGTGGGCTCCTTCGCTCAGCGCTTCGTGGCTGCGGCGGTTGAACGATACCGAGTAGGCGGCCGAGCGAGCGGCAAGGATCGGGTCGTTGGAGGGTTCGATCCCTCGGGGCAGGATCAGCGGGTCGAAGTTGAGGTCACGGCAGGCGCCTTGTTCCGGGCCATCGACGTGCTCCAGGACCAAGGTGCCGGCGTCGATGCCGCGGCGTTCAATGGGCCATTGACGGGCCGGGTCGTCCACTGGGTCGCCAGGCTCGGCCAGGGTCAGGCGCAGCGTCCAGCGCAATGGGCCCTGAGCCAGGCGTTGTTGCAGGTCGTGCTGGAGGAACTGCTTGTCGTCGACCTGGCCGGGCAGGGCGGTGAAGGGCGTCTCGGGTTGCAGCGACCAGCGTACCGGATGGGGCTGGCCCTTGGCGTCGATCAGGCGAAACGCGTTGATGCTGTTGTAGGCGGTGCTGGCGAAACTGTCGCTTGCCCGGTAGCCGGCCGCCCACTGGCGGAACGCTGCGCTTTCCGGGTGGGCGGCGAAGAATGCCTGCAACCTGGCGGGGTCGGGCTTGCCGGTGGCCGGGTCTGGTGTGGCGGCCAGCACCTGTTCATAGAAGCCTTCGGGTGTGCTCACCGCCAGCACTGGTGGGTTGTTCATGCCGGTGCGCCAGACCTGCCCATCGTCGCTGGCCAGCTGGATCGCCAGGCTGCGCACCGGCACGGCGGTGTCGGGCGCGAACGGGTTGGCGCCGCCAATGGCGAAGCGCCCGATCACAGGCACCCTCTGCTGGCTGAAGACCCTCGCGGTAGAAAGCTGTGCGGCCTGGCCGCTGCTTTGGAAATAGCCACTGACGCACAGGCCCTTGGCGTGGTTCTTTCGATAGCCTGGATGGTGGCCGGCCTGGGCCTCGAAGGTGTCGATGATGCGCTGGGGGGTAAGCCTGGGTGCGCCGATCCAGCCGGCCGCATAGGCAAAGCCCGCACCGAGCGCTGCCAGGGTGGCGCCGATGGCGGCCAGGCGCAGGGCCTTTGTGGGGCCGTTGACGGGAGTCTGCATGTTGGAGGGTTCGCTGCTGGGGAATGAGCCGGTACGACGCCGGGCCTGAAGATTTATTCCGGGGCGGGAATAGATTTCGTGTTGCGCCGTCTGCCTCTTACACTGACTGCCCCGCAGGGCCCGGAAACTGACCATGCACGAACTGGACGACCAACAGTGGCGCGAGCTGTTGCAACGCCTGCGCCGCTTCGCCCTGTGGCTGACCCGCGAGCCCGGCAGCGCCGACGACCTGGTCCAGGCCACGGTCGAGCGCGCCTTGAGCCGCGGGAGCCAACAGCGGGGAGTGGACAGGCTGCGCCCCTGGCTGTTCACCATCCTCTATCGATTGTTTCTCGACGGTAAGCGTCGCGAGCGCCTGCATGCCCGCTGGCTGGCCTGGTTCGGCCGTGGCCAGGCGGCCGAGCCGCTGGGGGCGGATACCGAAAGCATCGTGCTGGCCCAGGCCGACCTGCAGGCCTTCGCCAGGCTGTCGGCCGAGCAACGTGCATTGCTGTTGCTGGTCAGCGTCGAAGGCCTGAGCTACAAGGAGGCCGCCGAAGCGCTCGGCATCCCCATCGGCACGGTGATGTCGCGCCTGTCGCGGGCCCGGGCCGCCCTGCGTGAACTGACCGAGGGCGAGCCTACGCCCCCGGCCTTGCGGAGACTCAAATGACCCCCCTGATCCCCACCGAGCACGAGCTGCACGCCTACGTCGACGAGCGCCTGGACCCGCAGCGACGGGTCGAGGTGCGGGCCTGGCTGGCGGCCAACCCCCAGGAGGCGGCACGCCTCGAAGCCTGGCGCGAGGATGCCCGGCGCCTGCGCGCGGCATTGGCCGGTTTTGGCGAGCGCCCCAGCGATCCGGCCCTCGACCTGGGCCCGTTGCGCCAGCGTCTGCGTCAGCGTCGGCGACGGCAGTTGGCCTCGGCGGCGGTCCTGCTGATCGCCGTCGGCCTGGGCGGGCTGGGCGGTTGGCAGGCGCGGGAGGTGACGCTGATGGCGGGTAGCCTGCCGATGGCCGACGCGGTCCAAGCCCACCGGATGTTCGTCGACGCCACCGCGCTGGATATCCAGGCCAGCGATCCGGTTCAATTGCAAGCCTGGCTGGGCCGCCATTTCAACCGTGTCGGCCAACTGCCGGACCTGGCTGGGTATGGCTTCAAGCCGGTCGGGGCGCGTCTGCTCAGCAACGAGGCGGGGCCGGCGGCGTTGTTGGTATTCCAGGACCGCGACGGGCAACGCATCAGCCTGTTCCTGCGCTCGCCCGGCGAGCACTTCGAGCGCATGCCCACGGGCCAGCGCACCGAGGGGCAGCTCGAGGCGCGCTACTGGTCCCATGGTGACTACAACTTTGCGTTGGTCAGCGCCGTCGATGACGCCCGGGGCGAGCAGGTGCGCCAGGCGCTGGGCGTCAGCCTGTAAGCAGTTCGAGCAAGCGCTGGCGGGCCAGCGAGCCGTCGCCGGCGCGCCAGGCCAGATAAAGCGGCAAGGGCGCGGCGACATCCCGCAGTGGGCGGAAGGCGTGGTTGCTGGACACCGTTGCAGAGCGGTGTGGCCCCGGCGCTGAAGCGGGGGACGCTCGACGGAAACTACTCGGTTTTGCGAGCAAGCCCCGAGACGATCGCCACAACCAGCAGGCCGATGGCCCAACCGAATAGAGTTTGCACCCAGATCAGCAGGCGCACGCCGTGTTCGACGGAGTGCGAGAGGTACTCTACCATCCAATCTTCGTTGGGTGTGGGTACGCGAGGCGCCCAATCAGACTCTTGCTTGAGGTCGACAAAGGGCATAAGGATATCCAATGAATAGGCAAGGGGGCTGAACCCTGAGTATTCCGCGGGTAGTTTTTCGCACAGGTACCAGTTGCCTTTCCCTGCGACGGATACGTCAGGGTTGCGCAAATTCCACGTCTCGAGACCGTCGGGTTGGCAGGCTTGGTAGGCGGGGTTCTGGAATATCAGAGGGTCGCTCGGTGCGAAGATACCCAAGAGTGCGGCATACCAATAGATGGCCCCGCATACGATCCACGTTCCGACAAACCAATACAGAAGCCTGATCGGGCGGTAGCCATAGCCAGTGAAGAAGCCATAGGTCCAGTGCAGAAAACGAGTCAGGGTGCGACTGACGGAATCTCTGCGCCTACGTTTCGAAGCAGGATCAGCCTGGCCTACCATACCCAGCTTGCGTTTTTCGTTTTCCAGTGCGATCCCGATTTCACGTGCCTCTGAGAAGTGCGCCATATCCTCCAGCACGTTCTTAAGGTGCCACCAGGGTTGAGGACGGAAATTTTCGGGAGTCGACTGATTGTCCACTTTCTTTCGCTCAGTGCATTTGGCTAGCAGGAATTTGAGGTGCTGAAACCTGGTGGGGCGCCGAGGTTTATCAGTGCTGCGCTGTGCACTGAGGCCTGCAACCTGTGAGCGTAACCAATCAAGCCGATGCTGTGTGCTAAATGACTGGTTGACTGCCAGAGTGTCGTACTTGAAACCGTTGAGGACGATCCGCTTTCCCCAGCTCGTTAAGTCGTCGTGCAGGCGTGCCACATGTGCGTTGGCCAGGGAGGCGTTGCGTAGAGGCACTTCAAGCTTTTGCAGATCCAGAGTGCCCTTGATTCGAGCACCCTCAAGACTGAGTGACAGAGGCCCTTGGACGGTGAACTCGGAGCCAGCGCAACGAAGTTCACCTTCAATGGTAGCGTCGTTGAAAACTACACAGCTATCCGCTTTGATCTTCAGGACAACCTTGCCGAGGATCGTCGACTGGCTGAGCGTAAGTGAACGTCCGTTATCGGGCGACTCAAAACGGGCGTCATGGCAAATCAGGTCGCCCTCGAGTCGTGTACACAGCAGCCGGACAGTTCCCTGAGCACTGAACCCGTCGCTAAGCCTTACATCCCTGCCGACTACGGCGGCATCGGCGGATAGAGCCTGACCATTGGCCGCGAGGATTCGGGTGCCCCGACAAATCAATTGTTGACTGATTCGAGTCGTTATCAGTCGGACTTCCCCGGTGATGTCGGCATTCGATAAGTCCAGGTTGCCGTCGATGTAGGCTCCGTCGAAGCAGATGGCCTCCCCAGCGGCCTCGAACCGTCCAGCCAGAACGGCTCGATCATTTATCTGGGCCTTGTTGAAAACGACGGGGCCTTTAGCGCTGAAGCTCCTGATCAGAAACACTCCTTGCCGGAGGGTTGCACCATAGGCTTCCACTGCAGGTTCACCCTGGCCGTCAAAGGAGCCCGCAAGGGCGAACATCCCGTCAACCTGGGCATTGGCAAGGTGGACCTGGCCGTTCGCCGTGGCGTTGTGCAGCATTGAGAAATTCTGTTTTACATGAGAGCCAAAAAAATCGAGTGCCGGGCCGCTATGACTGGTAAGTGTGGCACCGTCCAGCGAGAAGTCACCGCCTATCGTTGCATTGAGACAGACGATGCATCTGTGGCCACCCTCCAACCTGGAATTGACAAGGCTGATATCAGACTCGATTACGGCATTTGTCAGATTCAGGGCATGCTTTTCCCCTCCGTGAAGCAAACTTGCGACACATGCGAGCCCGCCCCTGATCTCGACCCCTCCAAGATCCAAGCTGCCTGTAACCTGGATGTTGTCGAAGCTCACATCGCCAGTAATTTTTGCCCCAGGGGCTGAAAGCCCTGTCGCATTGTCATCGTCGATGATCGTTCTCGAAAGGTTGAGGCTACCGTGAATGAGGCTGCGAGGGGCAACCATCGAAGGCATTCGGCATTCGTCCAGATTTATCGGGCCGCGGAGGGTGGTATCGCTAAAGACGAGCGGTTGATCGAATGTGCAGTGAGAGAGGTCGAAAGGTGCGCAG includes the following:
- a CDS encoding SDR family oxidoreductase; translation: MAEQQKVVLVIGAGDATGGEIAKRFAREGYIACVTRRQAEKLQPLVDEIRAAGGQAHGFGSDARKEEEVAELVETIERDIGPIEAFVFNIGANVPCSVLEETPRKYFKIWEMACFAGFLTAQAVARRMVTRERGTILFTGATAGTRGAAGFAAFAGAKHALRALAQSMARELGPRNVHVAHVVVDGAIDTAFIRDTFPERYALKEQDGILAPAHIADSYWFLHTQPRDAWTFELDLRPWMERW
- a CDS encoding 2-hydroxychromene-2-carboxylate isomerase, which gives rise to MSKTVEFYFDLGSPATYLGWTQLPALCARQDAQLVYRPMLLGGVFQATGNASPVMVPAKGRYMFTDLQRFADRYGVPFGLPPGFPVNTLTLMRGVIGTQVQAPMRFEALLKALFEGLWVHRRNLSDPVVLADTLAQAGFDAEAFLALAGQPEVKEALKQATEKAVNRGVFGAPTCFVGEQMFFGQDRLDFVEEALLRRAL
- a CDS encoding DUF7693 family protein; amino-acid sequence: MPIVSSREAWQCLRDAALGSMVLEVVARLPDGQVEVRIDSWSLTLLQDGEGLACCSGCQSPDGRQADLQHWHRYGTNPVDHLSIWERGRIEQLLAAKPTLD
- a CDS encoding cupin domain-containing protein is translated as MDTGTRLKLVRERNNLSQRELARRSGLTNSTISQIEQNRVSPSVSSLKKLLEGIPMSLAEFFSFDEPVREERFVFRGGEQPDLGRNGLRMLLVGASVEGRQMRMLRELYAPGADSGEPIVHSEGEECGLVTRGTMELWVDGQVSVLNAGDGYYIPTTLPHSFKNIGPDEAEIISANTPANF
- a CDS encoding MFS transporter; protein product: MTVAKDPASLTPASTLDLRPLMLANMACTMSMMAFVALIGPIARLLGMATWQAGAAVTVAGVVWVILARPWGRLADRYGRRRVLLLGSGGFTLAYWVLCLFIDGALRWLPGATLAFFGLMLARGLIGAFYAALPVGGNALIADHVQPQHRARAMASLGAANAVGLVVGPALAALLSRYSLSLPFYAMSLLPATAFVVLLFKLKPQPLAQAHAPNPVRLSDPRLRRPLLVAFSAMLSITVSQIAVGFFALDRLQLEAGDAAQAAGIALTCVGVALMVAQVFLRRLEWPPAKMIRIGASVSGLGFAAAALATHAPWLWSAFFVAAFGMGFVFPAFSALAANAMQAGEQGATAGSIGAAQGMGAVIGPLAGTLVYALDARLPFLAVGLLLLVVGLWPAPADQRH
- a CDS encoding cytochrome b → MTPVAFHPLARLLHWLMAALILAMLFIGAAMVGDLSPRHPLLVELHKATGLALLALVLLRIALRLALPHPPLPRDLPATQRLAAGASHLLLYTLMLAMPLLGWAMLSAGGYPRPLQLPAIAPHDLRLYAVLRQAHGWAGYLLFATLLLHLGAALMHALVHRDGVLRSMWPGPLRRSE
- a CDS encoding catalase family peroxidase; protein product: MQTPVNGPTKALRLAAIGATLAALGAGFAYAAGWIGAPRLTPQRIIDTFEAQAGHHPGYRKNHAKGLCVSGYFQSSGQAAQLSTARVFSQQRVPVIGRFAIGGANPFAPDTAVPVRSLAIQLASDDGQVWRTGMNNPPVLAVSTPEGFYEQVLAATPDPATGKPDPARLQAFFAAHPESAAFRQWAAGYRASDSFASTAYNSINAFRLIDAKGQPHPVRWSLQPETPFTALPGQVDDKQFLQHDLQQRLAQGPLRWTLRLTLAEPGDPVDDPARQWPIERRGIDAGTLVLEHVDGPEQGACRDLNFDPLILPRGIEPSNDPILAARSAAYSVSFNRRSHEALSEGAHP
- a CDS encoding sigma-70 family RNA polymerase sigma factor, which codes for MHELDDQQWRELLQRLRRFALWLTREPGSADDLVQATVERALSRGSQQRGVDRLRPWLFTILYRLFLDGKRRERLHARWLAWFGRGQAAEPLGADTESIVLAQADLQAFARLSAEQRALLLLVSVEGLSYKEAAEALGIPIGTVMSRLSRARAALRELTEGEPTPPALRRLK
- a CDS encoding anti-sigma factor family protein — encoded protein: MTPLIPTEHELHAYVDERLDPQRRVEVRAWLAANPQEAARLEAWREDARRLRAALAGFGERPSDPALDLGPLRQRLRQRRRRQLASAAVLLIAVGLGGLGGWQAREVTLMAGSLPMADAVQAHRMFVDATALDIQASDPVQLQAWLGRHFNRVGQLPDLAGYGFKPVGARLLSNEAGPAALLVFQDRDGQRISLFLRSPGEHFERMPTGQRTEGQLEARYWSHGDYNFALVSAVDDARGEQVRQALGVSL